In Gemmatimonadota bacterium, the following are encoded in one genomic region:
- a CDS encoding class I SAM-dependent methyltransferase, with protein sequence MVNTRDRDPGEHASREPSLTDFEPPYSDLAQIYDHVMRHVDYRQWANYIQSVFTRFGVTPKDILELACGTGAMACILDDRGYRMTGVDRSECMIAVARQKALDAHRTIRFQAGDMVRLPVSGSYDAVLCLYDSINYIMEEADILAMMNRLRAAINAGGLFIFDVCTEINSRRYFHNQVDKESKGDFSYIRRCEYVPDTGVQVNEFQLTFNRNGKRHSSLERHEQRIYPVARLAQLCREAGYHVLGAFDGFTFGEASEKSNRVHYVVRPTS encoded by the coding sequence ATGGTGAACACCCGAGACCGGGATCCCGGTGAGCATGCGTCCCGGGAACCTTCCTTAACCGATTTCGAGCCTCCCTACAGCGATCTCGCCCAGATCTATGATCACGTGATGCGTCACGTGGATTACAGGCAGTGGGCAAACTACATACAGTCTGTATTCACCCGGTTCGGGGTGACGCCGAAGGACATACTCGAACTGGCCTGCGGGACCGGCGCCATGGCGTGTATCCTCGACGACCGGGGATACCGGATGACGGGCGTCGACCGGTCCGAGTGCATGATCGCCGTCGCGAGACAGAAAGCCCTGGATGCGCACCGGACCATTCGCTTTCAGGCGGGCGACATGGTGCGTCTGCCGGTATCCGGATCTTACGACGCGGTGTTGTGCCTGTACGACAGCATAAACTACATCATGGAAGAGGCGGACATCCTCGCCATGATGAACAGACTGCGTGCCGCAATAAACGCCGGCGGTCTGTTCATATTCGACGTCTGTACGGAGATCAATTCGCGCAGGTACTTCCACAACCAGGTCGACAAGGAAAGCAAAGGGGATTTTTCCTACATCCGGCGTTGCGAGTATGTTCCCGACACGGGCGTACAGGTCAATGAATTTCAGCTTACCTTCAACCGCAACGGCAAACGGCACTCCTCCCTGGAACGCCACGAGCAACGGATTTATCCCGTGGCCAGACTCGCCCAGCTCTGCCGCGAGGCGGGTTATCACGTACTCGGCGCCTTTGACGGTTTCACCTTTGGCGAGGCGTCGGAGAAGTCCAACCGGGTCCATTACGTAGTCCGTCCCACATCCTGA